A stretch of Abyssogena phaseoliformis symbiont OG214 DNA encodes these proteins:
- the pssA gene encoding CDP-diacylglycerol--serine O-phosphatidyltransferase: MERKAKRGIYLLPNILTTFGLFSGFFAIILATKGQYTDAAIAIFVAMLWDGLDGRVARLTNTQSEFGAQYDSMADMISFGVAPALLMYFWLLSDLGKIGWLAAFVYVAAGALRLARFNTQIGIEDKRYFQGLPSPAAAALIAGLVWTFDVIGMTDYDQYLILVSWIILVGSGVLMVSNVRYNSFKEINLKGRSSFKLLLFATLIIIVITLEPSAILFVFFFVYALSGLLTTMIEVRKRRHLKKRPKKG; this comes from the coding sequence ATGGAAAGAAAAGCAAAAAGAGGTATTTACCTACTGCCCAATATTCTCACAACATTTGGGCTATTCTCTGGTTTTTTTGCTATTATTCTTGCTACTAAAGGTCAGTATACTGATGCTGCTATTGCGATATTTGTTGCTATGTTATGGGACGGGCTTGATGGTCGCGTAGCTCGCCTAACCAACACCCAAAGTGAATTTGGTGCACAGTATGATTCTATGGCAGACATGATTTCATTTGGCGTAGCACCTGCGCTATTGATGTATTTTTGGCTGTTGTCTGATTTAGGAAAAATTGGCTGGCTGGCTGCTTTTGTTTATGTGGCGGCAGGTGCACTTCGTTTGGCACGTTTTAATACTCAAATTGGTATTGAGGATAAGCGTTATTTTCAAGGATTGCCTTCTCCTGCTGCTGCAGCATTAATTGCAGGCTTGGTTTGGACCTTCGATGTGATTGGCATGACTGATTATGATCAATATTTAATTTTAGTCAGTTGGATTATTTTGGTTGGTTCTGGCGTGTTAATGGTTAGTAATGTTCGTTATAACAGCTTTAAGGAGATTAATCTAAAAGGCAGATCTTCGTTTAAATTATTGTTATTTGCCACCTTAATTATTATTGTCATCACCTTAGAGCCTAGTGCTATTTTGTTTGTTTTCTTTTTTGTTTATGCATTGTCAGGGCTATTAACAACAATGATTGAAGTAAGAAAAAGGCGTCATTTAAAAAAACGTCCTAAAAAGGGTTGA
- a CDS encoding phosphomannomutase/phosphoglucomutase — MSISQSIFKAYDIRGIVKQDLTPENVKLIGLAIGSESIAKGERSVVVGRDGRLSGVDLMQALKAGLQESGCHIVDIGMVPTPLVYFATHTKASTSGVMITGSHNPPEYNGFKIMIAGETLSGERIQALYRRIQIGDFSSGHGTSTKVDIEQDYIECITRDVKLDKPLHIVVDAGNGVAGNIAPKLFEQLGAKVTKLFCLVDGNFPNHHPDPSKLHNLEDLIKEVKSTGADMGFAFDGDGDRLGLIDNKGNVIWADRQMILYSRDILKRNQGAKIVFDVKCSSLLPKDIVQHGGEAIMSRTGHSFIKAKLKETGAALGGEMSGHVFFKERWYGFDDALYTGSRLLEILSKTNKTCAQIFDDLPNSINTPEINIHFEKQGQQFDAMNKLAKNIDFPNAKITTIDGVRVDYDNGWGLVRPSNTTPCLVLRFEANDEKILNEIQEKFKVWLKSNDIATVTDF; from the coding sequence ATGAGTATTTCGCAATCAATATTTAAAGCTTATGACATTCGTGGCATTGTTAAGCAAGATTTAACCCCTGAAAATGTCAAACTTATCGGTTTGGCAATTGGTAGTGAATCCATTGCCAAAGGCGAGCGTAGTGTTGTTGTTGGTCGTGATGGTCGTCTAAGTGGCGTGGATTTGATGCAAGCTTTAAAAGCAGGTCTTCAAGAAAGCGGTTGTCATATTGTAGATATTGGTATGGTGCCAACCCCTTTGGTCTATTTTGCAACGCATACTAAAGCCAGCACTTCAGGTGTGATGATTACTGGCTCGCATAATCCGCCAGAATATAATGGCTTTAAAATCATGATTGCAGGTGAGACACTCTCGGGTGAGCGTATTCAGGCACTTTATCGGCGCATTCAGATTGGTGATTTCTCTTCAGGTCATGGCACTTCAACCAAGGTGGATATTGAACAAGATTATATTGAGTGCATCACTCGTGATGTTAAATTAGACAAGCCACTTCATATTGTTGTTGATGCAGGCAACGGTGTTGCAGGTAACATTGCACCAAAACTATTTGAGCAACTAGGCGCTAAAGTAACAAAATTATTTTGCTTAGTTGATGGCAATTTCCCCAATCATCACCCTGACCCTTCTAAACTTCACAACCTTGAAGATCTTATCAAAGAAGTTAAAAGTACAGGTGCAGACATGGGTTTTGCCTTTGATGGTGATGGCGACCGACTAGGTTTAATTGACAATAAAGGTAACGTAATTTGGGCTGATAGACAAATGATACTGTACTCAAGAGACATTCTCAAACGCAATCAAGGTGCTAAAATTGTTTTTGATGTTAAGTGCTCATCACTACTACCCAAAGATATTGTTCAGCATGGTGGCGAAGCCATTATGTCACGCACAGGTCATAGTTTTATTAAAGCCAAATTAAAAGAAACTGGCGCAGCACTTGGTGGCGAAATGAGTGGACATGTCTTTTTTAAAGAACGCTGGTATGGGTTTGATGATGCTTTATATACAGGCTCGCGCCTACTAGAAATCTTATCAAAAACTAATAAAACTTGTGCGCAAATATTCGATGACTTGCCAAACAGCATTAACACACCTGAAATTAACATTCACTTTGAAAAACAAGGTCAACAATTTGATGCTATGAATAAATTGGCTAAAAATATTGATTTCCCTAATGCAAAAATCACCACCATTGACGGCGTGCGCGTAGATTATGATAACGGCTGGGGGCTAGTCCGCCCTTCTAACACCACGCCATGCTTGGTATTGCGCTTTGAGGCAAATGATGAAAAAATCTTAAATGAAATTCAAGAAAAATTCAAAGTATGGCTAAAGAGTAATGATATTGCTACTGTTACTGACTTTTAA
- the ilvC gene encoding ketol-acid reductoisomerase yields the protein MNRYYDKDADLNIIKGMKVAIVGYGSQGHAHANNLKDSGVEVVVALRSGSASAEKASAAGLSVKSIEEATAWADLVMVLAPDEFQAQIYTDSIEPNLKQGATLAFAHGFNIHYNRITPRTDLDVIMIAPKAPGHTVRSEFVKNGGIPDLIAISQDVSGNAKAIALSYASAIGGGRTGILETSFKDETETDLFGEQVVLCGGTTALVQAGFETLVEAGYEPEMAYFECLHELKLIVDLMYEGGIANMRYSISNTAEYGDVTRGPRIVTADTKAEMRKILSEIQDGTFAKEFVANVGELPARRDIQRKHQIEQVGESLRSMMPWINKNKIVDQSKN from the coding sequence ATGAACAGATATTACGATAAAGATGCAGATTTAAACATTATTAAAGGCATGAAAGTTGCCATTGTTGGTTATGGATCACAAGGCCATGCACATGCAAATAACTTAAAAGATTCTGGTGTTGAAGTGGTTGTTGCGCTTCGATCTGGCTCTGCATCTGCTGAAAAAGCATCTGCCGCTGGATTGAGTGTTAAATCAATTGAAGAGGCGACCGCTTGGGCAGATTTGGTTATGGTTCTAGCACCTGATGAATTTCAAGCTCAAATTTATACAGATAGTATCGAGCCAAATCTTAAACAAGGTGCAACCTTGGCATTTGCCCATGGTTTTAATATCCATTACAACAGAATTACACCACGTACTGATTTAGACGTTATCATGATTGCCCCAAAAGCACCAGGACACACAGTGCGTTCAGAATTTGTTAAAAACGGCGGTATTCCAGACCTTATTGCGATATCCCAAGACGTTTCAGGCAATGCTAAAGCTATTGCACTGTCTTATGCCTCAGCCATTGGTGGTGGCCGTACTGGTATTTTAGAAACTTCATTTAAAGATGAAACTGAAACGGACTTATTTGGCGAGCAAGTAGTGTTATGTGGTGGCACAACTGCTTTGGTTCAAGCAGGTTTTGAAACCTTAGTAGAAGCTGGCTATGAGCCAGAAATGGCATACTTTGAGTGTCTTCATGAGTTAAAGTTAATTGTTGATTTAATGTATGAAGGTGGTATTGCTAATATGCGTTATTCAATTTCAAATACGGCCGAATATGGTGATGTGACTCGTGGTCCTCGCATTGTGACTGCTGATACTAAAGCTGAAATGAGAAAGATTTTGAGTGAAATTCAAGACGGCACTTTTGCTAAAGAATTTGTGGCTAATGTGGGCGAGCTTCCAGCACGTCGTGATATCCAGCGTAAGCATCAAATTGAACAAGTAGGCGAGTCACTCCGTTCTATGATGCCTTGGATTAACAAAAATAAGATTGTTGACCAATCCAAAAACTAG
- a CDS encoding aspartate aminotransferase family protein, giving the protein MSYLMSNYAPLEVTFVKGRGCYLIDDKGRQYLDALCGVGVVGLGHCHQNITKAIQTQAANLLHTSNWYHIQHQEDLAEKLCQLSNMDTAFFANSGAEANEAAIKIARLHGHSQNISNPTILTFNQSFHGRTMATLSATGNPKVQAGFTPLVSEFIHIDFNDINAIKAHENNNRIVAVMLEPIQGESGIVIPDEFYLNQVQEICNNNNWLLILDEVQTGIGRTGKLFAHFYNNITPDLLTLAKGLGNGVPIGACLAKGKASKLLTPGTHGSTFGGNPLVCKTALTVLDVIEKDNILDNVLMMGEYITSGFKNKLKDSDKVLEIRSKGLMIAIELNQDCSTLLQKALDNQLLINITGQSIRLLPPLIIDKFDADILINKVSDLVNAL; this is encoded by the coding sequence ATGTCCTATTTAATGTCAAACTATGCACCACTTGAAGTTACCTTTGTTAAAGGCAGGGGTTGCTACCTGATAGATGACAAAGGTAGGCAATACCTAGATGCGCTTTGCGGTGTTGGTGTTGTTGGTCTTGGTCATTGCCATCAAAATATTACGAAAGCAATTCAAACACAAGCTGCTAATTTACTACATACTAGTAATTGGTATCACATTCAACATCAAGAAGACTTAGCTGAAAAATTATGCCAATTGTCTAATATGGACACCGCTTTTTTTGCCAACTCTGGCGCTGAAGCCAATGAAGCAGCCATTAAAATTGCACGTTTACATGGTCATTCCCAAAACATTAGCAATCCAACCATACTTACATTTAATCAAAGCTTTCATGGACGTACCATGGCAACACTATCAGCCACTGGAAATCCTAAAGTGCAAGCAGGTTTTACACCACTAGTTAGCGAGTTTATTCATATTGACTTTAATGATATTAACGCCATTAAAGCCCATGAAAATAACAATAGAATTGTTGCAGTTATGCTTGAACCCATCCAAGGTGAGAGTGGCATTGTTATTCCAGACGAGTTTTATTTAAACCAGGTTCAAGAAATTTGTAATAATAACAATTGGCTGTTAATTCTTGACGAAGTACAAACAGGCATAGGTCGTACTGGCAAGCTATTTGCACATTTTTATAATAACATAACGCCAGATTTACTCACTTTAGCAAAAGGGCTTGGTAATGGCGTGCCAATCGGCGCTTGTCTTGCAAAAGGCAAGGCTTCAAAATTACTCACGCCTGGCACACATGGCTCTACTTTTGGCGGCAATCCATTGGTTTGCAAAACGGCATTAACCGTATTAGATGTTATTGAAAAAGACAACATTTTAGATAATGTTTTAATGATGGGCGAATATATTACATCAGGCTTTAAGAACAAACTTAAAGATTCAGACAAAGTACTTGAAATTCGATCGAAAGGTCTAATGATTGCCATTGAACTAAACCAAGACTGTTCTACACTTTTGCAAAAAGCATTAGACAATCAACTCTTGATTAACATCACTGGGCAATCAATACGCTTACTTCCACCCTTGATTATTGACAAATTTGACGCTGATATTCTTATTAATAAAGTTAGCGATTTGGTCAATGCTTTATAA
- the argF gene encoding ornithine carbamoyltransferase — MIKHFINLDDLSSHDLTQIIKQAIVLKKQYKSGEINKTLEHKTLAMIFDKSSTRTRVSFEAGMTQLGGRALFLSDKDIQLGRGEPIIDSAIVISSMVDVIMMRVSSHKDIHTFAKYSSVPIINALSDESHPCQLLADIMTYQEHNGSIANKTVAWVGDGNNMCHTYMQAAKSFNFKLNIATPQNYQPNQSFIEKYARHVHLFADAKKACQAVDLVVTDVWASMGQEAEQTKREIAFKDFSVNTALMSKAKPSAVFMHCLPVHRGEEVSANVIDGNQSLVWFEAENRLHVQKALLLYLLN; from the coding sequence ATGATAAAACACTTTATTAATCTGGATGACTTATCAAGTCATGATTTAACTCAAATCATTAAACAAGCAATTGTACTCAAAAAGCAATATAAATCTGGCGAAATCAACAAAACATTAGAGCACAAAACACTGGCTATGATTTTTGACAAGTCCTCCACACGCACACGCGTTTCCTTTGAAGCAGGCATGACCCAACTAGGTGGCCGCGCTCTATTTTTATCCGATAAAGACATTCAATTAGGTCGTGGCGAACCAATTATTGACAGTGCAATTGTGATTAGTTCAATGGTTGATGTCATTATGATGCGCGTCTCTTCTCATAAGGATATTCACACCTTTGCCAAATATTCTTCCGTACCAATTATCAACGCCCTGTCTGATGAGTCACACCCTTGTCAACTACTGGCCGACATAATGACTTACCAAGAGCACAATGGCTCAATTGCCAATAAAACCGTGGCTTGGGTTGGCGATGGCAACAACATGTGCCACACTTATATGCAAGCAGCAAAAAGTTTTAACTTTAAACTTAACATTGCCACGCCTCAAAACTACCAACCAAATCAAAGTTTTATTGAGAAATATGCCCGCCATGTTCATTTATTCGCCGATGCAAAAAAAGCCTGCCAAGCAGTTGATTTGGTAGTAACTGATGTCTGGGCAAGTATGGGACAAGAAGCTGAACAAACAAAGCGTGAAATTGCTTTTAAAGACTTTTCTGTCAATACAGCCTTAATGTCAAAAGCCAAACCTAGTGCTGTATTTATGCATTGCTTACCTGTACACCGCGGCGAAGAGGTATCTGCCAATGTGATTGATGGTAATCAAAGTTTGGTTTGGTTTGAAGCTGAAAATCGTTTGCACGTGCAAAAAGCATTGCTGTTATATTTATTAAATTAA
- a CDS encoding 2-isopropylmalate synthase, which translates to MSNKLIIFDTTLRDGEQSPGASMIKDEKVRIAKVLEKMQVDIIEAGFAIASVGDFEAVQAVANVVQDSVICSLARALDKDIDRAGEALKGANASRIHTFIATSDIHMKMKLQMMPDQVVEQAVRAVKRAKRYTDDVEFSPEDAGRSDEDFLCRIIEATIKAGATTINIPDTVGYNIPHQFGLTIKSLIERVPNSDKAVFSAHCHNDLGLAVANSLSAVLNGARQVECTINGLGERAGNTSLEELVMAVRTRQDIFDCDTDINTTHILSASRLVSSVTGFIVQPNKAIVGANAFAHEAGIHQDGVLKHRETYEIMRAEDVGWNANQLVLGKHSGRNAFKVRLAELGAEFDNEESLNDAFRRFKELADKKHEIFDEDLQALVSETQTEAYESIKLVSLKVCTETGEENTATVVLSINDKEQTATANTSGAVDATFSAIDSLAGIKINLQLYSVSNVTQGTDALGEVNVRLEYDGRIVNGQGVDTDIITASAKAYIHGLNKVLAATNKAHSQI; encoded by the coding sequence ATGTCTAACAAACTAATTATTTTTGATACAACCCTTCGTGATGGTGAACAATCACCTGGCGCATCCATGATTAAGGATGAAAAAGTACGCATTGCTAAAGTGCTGGAAAAAATGCAAGTAGACATCATTGAGGCAGGCTTTGCCATTGCATCAGTGGGAGATTTTGAAGCCGTACAAGCTGTAGCTAATGTGGTGCAAGATTCGGTTATTTGCTCATTGGCCAGAGCGCTTGATAAGGATATTGACCGCGCAGGAGAAGCATTAAAAGGTGCTAATGCATCGCGTATTCATACTTTTATTGCCACATCTGATATTCATATGAAGATGAAACTACAAATGATGCCTGATCAAGTAGTGGAGCAAGCAGTTCGCGCTGTTAAGCGAGCCAAGCGATACACGGACGATGTTGAGTTTTCGCCAGAAGATGCAGGTCGATCAGATGAGGATTTTTTGTGTCGTATTATCGAGGCGACAATTAAAGCAGGTGCAACAACCATTAATATTCCTGATACAGTGGGTTACAACATTCCACATCAATTTGGCTTAACCATTAAATCTTTGATTGAGCGTGTGCCAAATTCTGATAAGGCTGTTTTTTCAGCGCATTGTCATAATGATTTGGGTTTGGCAGTGGCCAATTCCTTGTCTGCTGTACTAAATGGTGCAAGACAAGTTGAGTGCACCATTAATGGCTTGGGTGAGCGTGCAGGCAATACATCACTAGAAGAATTGGTCATGGCAGTGCGAACTCGCCAAGATATTTTTGACTGTGATACCGATATTAATACCACGCATATTTTGTCAGCCTCACGCTTGGTTTCAAGTGTGACAGGTTTTATTGTGCAACCTAATAAGGCAATTGTTGGTGCAAATGCTTTTGCTCATGAGGCGGGTATCCATCAAGATGGCGTGCTTAAACACCGCGAGACTTATGAAATTATGCGTGCTGAAGATGTTGGCTGGAATGCCAATCAATTGGTATTGGGCAAACATTCAGGTCGCAATGCGTTTAAAGTAAGATTGGCTGAACTTGGTGCTGAATTTGATAATGAAGAAAGTCTTAATGATGCTTTTAGGCGCTTTAAAGAATTGGCAGATAAAAAACATGAAATTTTCGATGAAGATTTGCAAGCGCTAGTATCTGAAACGCAAACAGAGGCTTATGAGTCTATCAAACTGGTGTCTTTGAAAGTATGCACGGAAACGGGTGAAGAAAATACAGCAACTGTCGTGCTCTCAATTAATGATAAAGAGCAAACAGCAACGGCCAATACTTCAGGTGCAGTAGATGCTACTTTTAGTGCAATTGATTCATTGGCAGGTATTAAAATAAACCTGCAATTATATTCTGTTTCAAACGTCACCCAAGGTACAGACGCACTTGGTGAGGTGAACGTGCGCTTAGAGTATGATGGTCGTATTGTCAATGGACAAGGGGTTGATACTGATATCATCACCGCTAGCGCAAAGGCCTATATTCATGGTTTAAATAAAGTCTTGGCTGCCACTAATAAAGCACACTCTCAAATATGA
- the hpf gene encoding ribosome hibernation-promoting factor, HPF/YfiA family — MQLNISGHHLDITKAIKQHSLAKLSKIKHHFDQVININMILEVEKDVQKAEATIHVSGADLFAKAESSDMYNSIDQMVNKLDAQIRKHKEKLNDHRKN; from the coding sequence ATGCAGTTAAATATTTCTGGTCATCATCTTGATATTACCAAGGCAATTAAACAACATTCGCTTGCAAAATTATCCAAAATAAAGCATCATTTTGATCAAGTAATTAATATCAACATGATTTTAGAAGTTGAAAAAGATGTACAAAAAGCTGAGGCAACAATCCATGTTAGTGGTGCAGATTTATTTGCAAAAGCAGAAAGTAGCGATATGTACAACTCTATTGATCAAATGGTTAATAAGTTAGATGCTCAAATTAGAAAACATAAAGAAAAATTAAACGATCATAGAAAAAACTAA
- a CDS encoding SoxR reducing system RseC family protein — MKEQFEVIEIDNEMMTLKANQTGGCHSCEASSGCGTGILANYFNHYSVFNKPYQSGVSVGDFVTLEISSSELFLRAFTLYIAPILALFLGGAIGVALFPQQEFWHILFSGIGFIAALFSCRWFFK; from the coding sequence GTGAAAGAACAGTTTGAAGTTATTGAAATTGATAATGAAATGATGACACTTAAAGCTAATCAAACAGGTGGTTGTCATAGTTGTGAAGCGAGTAGTGGCTGTGGTACAGGTATATTGGCTAATTATTTTAATCATTATTCTGTTTTTAACAAGCCATATCAAAGTGGTGTATCGGTGGGTGATTTTGTGACGTTAGAAATTTCCTCAAGTGAATTATTTTTGCGTGCATTTACGCTTTATATTGCCCCAATATTGGCCTTATTTTTAGGCGGTGCTATTGGTGTGGCGCTTTTTCCTCAACAAGAGTTTTGGCATATTTTGTTTTCAGGTATTGGTTTTATTGCAGCGTTATTTAGTTGTCGATGGTTTTTTAAATAA
- the mgtE gene encoding magnesium transporter, translated as MSEVENTSFKDCLQRLMTSLKDLKYEEATSQLAALHPAEIARLLESVPPKDRTQLWLNIDSETQGDILKDLNENVQSQLLSKMDVDGVVKATEGLDMDDLADIVPVLPESALHNLLLTLDYKHKDHLKRVLSYPEDSAGGLMNIDIITVRNDVTVRTVIRYLRLLKEMPIDTDQVFVVDRTYQYLGSIYISTLLTNEAEQNIDPLINKDLKPILAITTDNEVASLFEQRNLISAPVVDENNQLIGRITIDDVVDVIRDEAEHSVMSMAGLNEEEDVFAPVMQSTKRRSIWLGVNLITVFIAVFFIGLFEATLQAKISLAILMPVVASMGGIAGTQTLILVTRGIATGRVTTSNLKVLMNKEVTIGFLNGIVWSLVISVATYVWFVDLMLSLVIALAVIVNLIFAAFSGAFLPLLLIKFKIDPALAGGVILTTITDVIGFVAFLGLAALVI; from the coding sequence ATGTCAGAAGTTGAAAACACTTCTTTTAAAGATTGCCTTCAAAGATTAATGACATCTTTGAAGGACTTGAAGTATGAAGAAGCCACCTCCCAACTTGCCGCTTTACATCCGGCTGAAATTGCTCGTTTATTAGAAAGTGTACCACCTAAAGATAGAACCCAACTTTGGCTAAATATTGATTCTGAAACCCAAGGCGATATTCTTAAAGATTTAAATGAAAACGTCCAATCTCAATTGTTAAGTAAAATGGATGTTGATGGCGTTGTAAAAGCCACAGAAGGTTTAGATATGGATGATTTGGCTGATATCGTACCTGTATTGCCTGAATCAGCTTTGCACAATTTGTTATTAACATTGGATTATAAGCATAAAGACCATTTAAAACGAGTTCTGTCTTATCCTGAGGATTCTGCTGGCGGTTTGATGAATATTGATATTATTACTGTGCGTAATGATGTAACGGTGCGTACAGTTATTCGTTACTTACGCCTATTAAAAGAAATGCCAATTGATACTGACCAGGTGTTTGTGGTTGATAGAACCTATCAATATTTGGGCTCTATTTACATTTCTACTTTGTTAACCAATGAGGCTGAGCAAAATATTGACCCGCTTATCAACAAGGATTTAAAACCCATTTTAGCTATCACTACTGATAATGAGGTCGCTAGCCTTTTCGAGCAGCGTAACTTAATATCCGCCCCTGTCGTTGATGAAAATAATCAACTAATTGGCCGTATTACCATTGATGATGTGGTTGATGTTATTCGTGATGAGGCTGAACATTCGGTAATGTCAATGGCGGGTCTGAATGAAGAAGAGGATGTATTTGCGCCTGTCATGCAAAGTACTAAACGTCGTAGTATTTGGCTTGGTGTTAATTTGATTACAGTCTTTATCGCTGTCTTTTTTATTGGTCTTTTTGAAGCAACTTTGCAAGCAAAAATTTCTCTAGCAATTCTGATGCCAGTCGTGGCTTCAATGGGCGGTATTGCTGGTACACAAACGCTTATTTTGGTAACGCGTGGCATAGCAACAGGCAGGGTAACCACATCTAATCTTAAAGTATTAATGAACAAAGAGGTAACAATCGGCTTTTTAAATGGTATTGTCTGGTCTTTGGTTATCAGTGTGGCAACTTATGTTTGGTTTGTAGATTTGATGCTAAGTTTAGTGATTGCATTGGCAGTTATTGTTAACCTAATTTTTGCTGCTTTTTCAGGCGCATTTTTACCTTTACTATTAATTAAATTCAAAATTGACCCAGCACTTGCTGGTGGCGTTATTTTGACAACAATTACTGATGTGATTGGCTTTGTGGCTTTTTTAGGATTAGCGGCATTAGTTATTTAA